One Anolis carolinensis isolate JA03-04 unplaced genomic scaffold, rAnoCar3.1.pri scaffold_13, whole genome shotgun sequence genomic window, AAGCTGCCCTTGGCTCTCAAGTTAACTACAAAGTCTAGATGTTGTTAATTCTCAAAGATTGTTCCAACTCTTCGTCCTACCAGATCACTGGTGAAATTAGCACACAGAGCTATCCTACCATCCTGCCCCAGGCTTGTAGCCCTATGTCTCTTTAGAATGTCAATACATAAAGGCATGGCAATCTAAAGAAACATGGAGACTGGGGCACTAATACCTAAAAATAGGAAGATCCCATGTAGATCATGGGGTAATGATAATGATAGTAAGTATGGTAATGGAGAAAAGGTAGAGATCTTTCAAATAGTTATCTGAATGACCAGAAGGTAGCTTTGTACCAGCAAAAGACACAGTGATACTGCTGCCAAGGGGCAACACAAGATCTGTGTATCCAAATTTCTAGCTCTAACAATTGGAAGCAGCAATTTAACAGAACTACAGTTGTCAGGGTGTCTCCCATTTACTTTGTTTATAAATTACTTGTCCACCTAAACTCCTAAGAAATGCTGTATTTCTGCAAGGAAGTGCCACTGAGAAAAGTCTCCTTTTTCTCATTTCAACAGAAAATGTTACAACTAATACAAGAGACAAGACAACTCTTGACTTGCACATCCATGTAACTTGACGACCACAAGCTAAACACTTATTGGACTAGGCCCTTACAAAACGATTCTCTGTGGAAGAGGGCACCTCATGGTCCAGTCTAAATGGGAAGATTTCTTCCTTTCCCAGATGTAGCAGCTTCCACATGTACTTCCAACCCAGCCTTTCTCAACTGAGACCACCGCAAATGTATGGGACTACCTCTCCTATCACATCTGTCTTCCCATCACATGTGATGGGAATAGAAACCCCATGCACTGGAATGGCTACATGCTGACACGGCTGCTCCAGACTTTTCTTATCTCTACAGTGAAACCAACAACAGCTCTACTCTCTCATACTTTTATGGTTTTTGCCAAAATATGGCTCTTTGCTTTGGAGGACATTTTGGTTTGTGCTTGAAAATAAGCCATGGGGCAACAGTAAAAAATACATGGTATGAAGTATCCAGATACTCTTAAGCCCACACTAGCCAGTAATATAGGTTTTGGAAGCTCCAACAGTGCAAGCGTTGTGGCCCTTTTCCTATGCTTTAAGAGCTCAAGAAGCTTGCAGAAGTCCCAGGatttcccaaaaaaaaccctctaagagCAAGCAatagtgatatataataatatcttcatttcttttcttcctcagcTTTTGCTGAGAGAGTCATAAGCAGCATAGGTAAACAGAATATTAAGTTGCATTTCAGAGGACAATGCAAGACTGGGGAAAAAGGAAATACTGGGAACTGCCAATCTAGCTACCTCTTGCCCAGACTGGAAATATCAATGTGGTTATCCCTTGCTCAGGACCTGGCACTGTATTTTATGGGAGCATCTTTGGGACAGTCAGTGCTCCTCCCTTCCACAATGCAGTTTACAACAGATGCAGTTCTGCTTTTCAAGTTATCCAGACCAGAATACTTACAGAAGAGCCACCCCATTGCATGCAACATGTGGGTAGCTGGGTATCTGAATGCTTCCCCACACAAAATACTGAAGAACTTCTAGGAGGGCCTATTTCTCCAACATGATTACTTGGCACATATTACATGTGGAAGAGGGGTCGTAGTCTCTTACATGGGGAAGCATTCAAAACATCCTCAATCTAACCCATCTGAACACATGGGACTTTGTCTGACTGGTTCTCCAAGTCACAGAACCTTCCTCTTTTACCTGTGAATCTCAAGCCTTAGGCAATAGTGCTAAAAGATGACAATGATAAATgaacaaaacttgaaaaaaatatACACTGGAGATTACAGTAGCCACAACGGCGAGGGTAATTCTGGGAATTACAATCCAAAAAGGAACCTTTTCAAGCTCTGAAAAAGATGCTTTTTTGCTTTACAGGCACATCCACCCTAAGCCAACTCATACAACCTcatatttcatttaattttacaCCTTTGttgcttcttcctccttccttcatttACTAGAATTCTTCACCTGCCAGGAACCTCATTTGCAAACTTGCCTTGGCCACTGGCCACTCCTTTCCACTCCCAATAAACCCCTTaaactttgctttcttttctcccCTCCACAAAAACCTCCTACCTGACTCAAACAAACTCAAGACCCATGGCCATGCCATTTTTTATCATGCATGCAGTTTCACACCTTAGTCCATCCACCTGTCCTCCAATTCTGACCTTTTCCTACACTGCTGATCAACTTCAATTGACTTTCTCATTTCCAACCCAATCTGTACTGTCTCAAGAAATGCCATCTATTTATTGGGAGTATATCCAGGAatccattttctcatttttgaGACCCAGAAACTACAAAGCAATCTGTTGAACATGACCACTTTGTTTTCACTGCTCTTTCAGCTTCACCATCTATTTGTGTTGAAGAGTGAGCCCTTTTGAAGAAAGAAAGATTACACACATTTGTTTCTGTGGCTCACTGCAACTTTCTGTTTATTCCTGCCTGTCTGTTCTTCGCAGGTCCTTTAGCGTGCTTGTTAGGAAACACCTTCTCACAGTACTGACTCCTACAACAATTCCTCTTCTAACATTTCTTCTCTTACCAAATTAACCAACTATCTCGGTCTTTCTACTTGTTTGCCATTTTCTCTTCTCATTTTGGAACCTGAATTTTAAAAGCTGCTGGTATTGGAGTAAATTGTTGGAAGCAACAAGAGCACATTAAGAATTGATACCCAATTCACAGGCACACCATACGGAAGCAACTAATGGGTGATTTTTGCATTGTAGGTGTTTCATTTGGCTAGTCCACACAGCACAGTCATATCAGCTTCCAACTCATGGGGACATTCACCTATGAGGGCTTTTCATATCTGGAGAACAAGGGCTCTAACCTTCAACATTTTGATGAACTCTCAAGTGcatgctgctccagagacaaacCTTTTACTGCCCATCCTATGGAAGTCACAATGATAACCATGATGGGataacattcatttttttttcctgaagggaGGACAACTGTTTTTCATTCAGCCATTCATTCATTGTACCCGATGATTCTGCCAGCTGTTTCTGGATGGTCACGTTTCATCCAAAGCTTTCCCGAGGCATCTAGATGTCTCCTCTCAAGGCTCTGGGAAATAGTTGAGCAAGGCCCTTCCTGCAACAGTTCATTCAAGGTACACAGTTCCAATTTCAGTCACAAGAGGCTCGCAAGAACTCAGAAGTGAACACCAGAGCAGCCAGTTTAGTTTTCCCTTTGAAGTGTCCTCTTTGTGGCTCTAGAAAAAACAGGCTGTTGATTAGGAAGGCAGGCAAGCCTCACCCTCTCTTTCCCAAAGGTTTCCTATAGTTCTCCCCACTAGGATGCTGCTGAAAAGGGCACTGAACTGGAAGAGATTTCTGCCGACTTCACAATGGTGATGACGCTGGTGGTGGCGACTTTGGTCGGGGTGATGGGCCCTCGGGCAACCGTGCGGGCAAAGGTCTGCAGGGCCTCATACTTGGAGCGCAGGGCATCCAGCTCGAGCTTCATGCTGCTGTTCTCCCGGGCAAGTTTCTCCACCTCCTGCTGCAACTCCACCCGCTGCCTCTCCAGCTCCTCCTTCTGTGTTACGCGCTTGATGCGGCAGCTGGCAGCGTAGCCCCGATTCTTGAGCGTGCGCCGCCGCTGCTTCAGGCGGATGACCTCCTCTTTCGTCAGACCCCGCAAGTGCTGGTTCAGCTCCCGCACAGACATCGACACAAGTTCATCGTCACTGAGCACCGGGGCGTTCTCTCCTGACTCCTCCTTGACCTGTGGACATCAGCGTCACAGAACGTATGAGAGAGGTGAACTATAACGAAATAGTCTGGCTCTCCTAGTTCACTGTCCTTCACACCTTGGTACCTTTCGGGTTACCTAGTCTACTGCGCTGTGCCTGGTCAAGGGCTGCTCTTGCATACTGTCTGATAACATCAGCGAATCATGTGCTTTGCTGTTTGCCTTTCAATCAATACTAGCTCAGATCTGGTTTTCAGCAGTTTCTGGCCAGAAATCAAGATGCTTTAAATTGTTCCAGTCCAGAGTATTTGAGAGTATGCCTTCTTTCCATGTCTAGATTTGCTATAGTGGAAATGGAGAGGTGGGCAGATAGCATACCAGATTTAATGGTAGCTACCTGGATTATTTGCAGACTCCCAATAAGAAACAACACTGTAAGGAAAAATGTATTCCATGCCATGGCTGGTCCATAAGCTATTTCTATGCCTCAGTGTTTCCTCTTGTAGAAATATGAACACATTGTTAATGGACTTGTGCTCTGACTATGTTGTTTGCATAGTTTTGGTTAGATGCACTGTATTAAaatcacgtatttgtacattatTGCACAAAATTTCAACTGGGGAACAGGTTCTGGGGTACCATAAGGTAATGAATCATTTTTGCCTGCAACTCTTCCTTCCAAGCCATTGTTCACCTCAGTATATTGTTCTCAGCTACCACTGTGAAATGTTACAGCTATTcgttacattaaaaacataatttgATTATTCAAAAGTTTAATTTACCTTAACCCCACTGCAAGTTTGCATTGGCCTAATAAAGCATGACTACAAGCAATGTCATGCCTTCCTAGATCTAAAACTTGGCCTTTTTTACTTTCTGAAACACTGTCAGAATACAGCACCACCTGATGGACAGGAAGTAGAGACTAGTCCCTTTCTTCCTCTCCAGAAATTACATCACATGCAGGATGTTAAACAGAAGGGCCCCCCATGTACATTTTCcccaaagaaaggaaaaggaaatggttCAAATGATTATACAGGGAAATTATGTCCAAATCAAGACATTCAGGAAATCTGTTATCAGGCCTGAGCATATTAAATGCTCTCATATAGAATTAGATGGTATGTCCATAAAGTCAGAACTGAATGATTCAATTACCAATTCTCATAGGTATTAGGCAGAGGTAACACTCAGACTGCTATCACAAATACTATGAACCGAAAGCACAGGATTAAACATGGAAGTTTCTGCATGCCACAAATGTTCTCCAGCCATCGCACTATGAATCTTGATCTGTGAAAGTGCCATGAATTTTCTCACAAGATTTGGTCTACTTTATAAAACTGCTGCTTAGCCCAATATTCAATACTATTCTAATCTCAAAGTCATCAACAAATGCATTTAGACTAATTTAATTCGTATGGtttcaatatttctttttaaagagaCACAAAATTTCTTCTAAGGACAAAGTACACAAAAGATGGTTGTTTCTTCATACAAGACATTAGAGCAGTGAATGTCATTTTAAGGAATGCTAGAGAAGCTATACTAGATAAGATGTACTGTTAAGCAAACCATTTTTATAGCCAACAGTTCAAAGATCAATTCTGGGTTTGTCTAATCGAGCATATTTAAGAATCATTGTAGTAACCTAAACCTATGAGGAATTTGATGGAAGGAAATGACTTAACAGGTTGATGGCAGACTGGCAGTTCACTTCATTCCTCCAGGAGAGTGGGAGGGAGTGATCTGCCCCTTGTTCATCAGCCAATGGGATAATCCACAGCTTTTTTTTACCAGTCTGAGAAGCCATTCTCAATAAATTTGCCTAATCGTCCACTCTCTTTCTAACAATTGGGCAGTCAAAACCCCAGAACAGGGAAAGATTATTATCAGCAGACCTCTGATATgtacagaagtacaatcctgccCCATAACCAAATCTGTAGgtgaaaaagaaaacaggaaagaaaaagTCCAATAAGGACCAGTTGTGCTTGGTGGACGTAGGATGCAAACTGTTGGTGGGCCGGGGAACacaaaaggaggggaaaaggaatGGAGAAGCTGGCATTCTTAACAGGAGTCCTCCATAATGCAATATTTTATTGCGGGGCTCTCTTGTTTCATTGATACTGCCTTACCTTTAATGCTTTGTTCGGCTTTGGATTAGTCGTCATAACCTGGGCACCGTCTTCTGGACAGAACTGCTCAGAAATTGCAACTGCAGGGGAAGAGAAGAAATGAGAGGCAACAAGTTAAACTTAGTACACAGAGTTAGAAAAAGTGTCCAGCAAAGACATGTAAAGTAGGAAATCCTCCTGATATTTATGACACATTTAGACTCAAAGAGCACTGCTTATCTTTCCAACACTTATCTGTTTGACTTCATCCagggctttttcttttttccaactCCTTCTGGAGCCTTAGAAACAAGCACTTATTTGGGATCTCATAATGCAGCTTGCCAGCCATTAAGTCCATTAGTGTGTAAGCAGAGATTCCATCATAGTTTAGGACATAGTGACCTCAAAATATGGTATATTGGATTAAAATTCCCCTCATCTCCAGCCTGCGTAGCAGTATGTGAAGGCTGTTCTTCACAGGACAATGGATTCACTCAGGATGCTTACAGGTGCCAAAGGACATCCCTCGTCCTCTGTATCTCATTCAGGCATCACAAACATAACTGTTTTGGAAACAAATGTCTTGAATGAAAAGCAGATTTTCAAGCAGCTACTTCTGCTACTCCCTCCTTCGTCAAAGCAAGCAAGAGTCCGCAAATCTGCATACAGACATTCATTTTTCCCTAGTGCAATTTAACAAGAGGATGTGGTCCATCTTGCTGTTTGTACTGGGCTGCAAATCACAGCAGATTAGCTCTTCTGCAAAATCCTAAATCATCTTATGTAGTGGCATAGCAAGTTGCTAATACTCAATGAGGGAAATGTGATTATAGATGTGAATGAATGCTAGATAAAGCTGCCTCACACTAACTCAGGTCCCTGGTTTGTCTAGCTCAGCAGAAGCCTTTAATAAAGCAAAGAATAAAGTAACTAAAAATAAATCAGGTAGGGAGAAGAAAGTAAGACTAAGAGAAACAATCCAAGTTGAATGTTGTTTTAGTCCATATTATTACGAAGTTATGGAGGAAAGAATTGCACCCACCACCGCCACCAGAgttctggaataataataataataataataaaactttatttataccccgccaccatctccccaatggggactcggggcggctaacatggggccatgcccagagcaatacaacataataaaatataagaacaacatatcataacaccatttaaaatacaataaataataataaacagaacatcaagaaatcaagaaaaaaaaacaaaaacaaaaaaactataaatcaagggcaggccacttgaacacaaagataaaacccggagtgagagggacagagaagtactccactatgggcagggacatttggaaggggtaatctggaggatagaagttcggaggggagtaatacggagatatatgacagacattactcaccgaaagcacaatggaagagccatgtttttaattctctcctaaaagctaacagagtgggagcttgccttatttcagtgggaagtgagttccacaatcggggggccacagcagagaaggccctctcccttgtacttacaaggcgagcctgggatataggcaatggtgataacagggcctctccggatgatcgcaaggaacgggcaggtttatggaaggagatacgatcacggaggtaggtgggtcccaaaccgttcagggctttatagatgatggtctgcaccttgaattgggaccggaagatgaacggcagccagtggagctccttaaacaagggagtggatctctccctgtaatttgcccccgttattaatctggctgccgagcgttggaccagttgtaatttccgggccgtcttcaagggaagccccacgtagagtgcattacagtagtccagtctggaggtaactagggcatggaccaccgtggtcaaatcagacttcacgaggtatggtcgcagttggcgcacaagtttgagttgtgcgaaggccctcccggccaccgccgacacctgagcctcaagcgtcaacgctgaatccaggaggacccccaaactgcggacctgtgatttcagggggagtgcaaccccgtccagcacaggttgccacccaataccccgatccgacgcacgattgaccaggagggcctctgtcttgtcaggattgatcctcagcttgttcctcctcatccagtccgccacagcggccaggcactggttcagcatccgaggggcttccttggagtcaggtggaaaggaatagtggatttgcgtgtcatctgcgtagagatggcaacgccctccaaaactccggatgacctctcccagcggtttcatgtagatgttaaatagcatgggggataaaatagacccctgcggaaccccacaggtcaatggccaggggtctgagcaggtgtcccccagcttcaccatctgggaacgaccctccaggaaggactggagccacagcagaaccgtgcccccgagccccatcccggagagcctccccagaaggataccatggtcgatggtatcgaaagccgctgagatatccaggagaaccagcagggtcacactccccctgtccagctccctgcggaggtcatccaccaaggcgaccaaagccgtctcggtactgtgcccaggcctgaagcccgactgcgagcggtccagaaaatcagtgtcatcgaggaactcctggagctgcgtggcaaccacccgctccagaaccttgcccaaaaatggaaggttggagattggtctgtaattgtcacaaaccaatgggtctagcgaggtcttttttagcaacggttttaccaccgcttgcttaaaacaggatggaaatgacccctgacccaaggaggcatttattatggccacaaaccactccaacagcccatctttggccagtttaaccaaccaagagggacaaggatccagagcacaagtggtcgccctcacagacccaagaatcccctccacgtcatcaggaagaacaagccggaaagaatcccataagatggaaccgacaggtgcctcggttacctccgctgaaaccacagtcaagctggagtccaactcatgacgtatctgagcaactttgcctgcgaaatggtgtgcgaaatcgctacaccgagttgccaagtcatcgggaagctcctgggcctcaggaggccgcaggagctctccaacaactcggaacaactccgatggcctattggctgcagacgctatgcgggcagtcgtgaaagctttcctggctgctcgcagagccacggagtaagccttaatagcggctttagcccgtgcttggtcggacacatcctgagattttctccagatgcactctagtcccctcctcgtacgcttcatcacggccagctcctcagtgaaccaaggagtcgacgtgactctacgcagcgaaaggggacgttcgggagcgatcgtgtcaagtgcccttgccaactcgctgttataacgatcagccaggacatcaacaggatcgccagtctccagaacaggaagatccccaagagacctcagaagtccatccggatccatcagcctcctggggcggaccatcttaatgggtccaccacccctgcggaggttagaagccacggcgaaacttaaacagatcagatgatggtcagaccatgacaatggaagaatattttgctcttccactctgactgtcccactgtccacaataaaaaccaggtccaacgtgtgtcccgcctgatgtgtgggcccagatataacttgagtcagccccatggtcgtcatggcaaccatgaaatcctgagctgcacctgttaatgtggtctcggcatggatgttaaagtctcccaaaactatgagttgttgggagaccaaggccgcattagagaccacttctgctagctcacgcagggagactgctgggtcgcggggtggacggtacaccaacagaatccccaagctgtctcgggctcccaccttcagcaggacacattcaaaccccatagattgtggaacggtgcatctgatcagggcgatagactgccgaaagatcaccgcaactccacctccccgcccctccaccctggcctgctgatggaccccgaaacccggtggacacagctgggtgagattcaccccacccggttCATCCAACCATCGTTGGATACAATGTTATTAGTCACCATAGAATCTTTATGATTACTTCATTCTAAAATATCTTGAGGACAGTTTGGTCCCTAtaatcccctccccccaatgaaATGATCTCAACCCTGGTTTTACAGAAAGCATCCAATTTCAGTTCCTTTTGTCCAGAACATTAAATAAACTCCGACCTTCCTACACCAATCTTGGCAACTGTATCTAGTTGCTTTGGTTGTTTGTTTTTACACAAAAATGTTTACAATGTCTTGCATTACTTGCACAAATGTACCTAAACACCAGCAAACCTGGAAGCTGGCTTCTGCAAAACACCAAACACCGGCATCAACTTTGTTTCACCCCACCTCCCGATACAAAAGGTTGACAAACAAAAATCAGGGGCAAATAGTACACAAACAAAGGTTCAGACTCTTCATTGAGGAAACTGAGCAAACACTGAGTATCCTGAAACCCACCTGTAACCCAGTGGTGCCTCAAAAGCAGCAATTCCTTTTACAAAAGGCCAACCAACATAATACAAAACGCAAGATGGCAAAAACAGTAAAAGGGGAAATGGAGAGGGAAAGGATGAACAGGTTGcaaagaaagaagaggggaaagaaaCACTTTCTCACTTGGTAGGGTTGACTCAGAGCCTTCTGCCCAGCAATGTGGAGATGTGGTACAACAGCAATGCCTCCCGCTGAAGACAGCTGCCCTTCACTCTCACCTCAGGTCCTGGTTAGGGAAAAAAACCCTACATCCTTCCAAGCAGCACAAGAGACAGTCTGACTGTCTAGACTTCAGGGAGAGCCTTCACACCTGCATCACGCACATAGCGCACTTGGAGGGGCTGTGGAGAGCCGTGCACCTACCACCGAAGAAGAGGGCAATGCAGCTGTGACATCACAGCGCCTTCTTTCCCcctgccagccagccagcctgGGCCGCACCACCTTGAAAGGCTATCTGTTGTCGCGCCTAAGCAGCATGGGATCTTAGGGCCGGCTGCAGCACTAGACGGAGGAGGCAACAACAGTCATGACCGCCTGGCCGGCGCATCTCCTTCTCCTTGTCTCAACCgtgaaaaagaaaagggggagaaaCATATTCTTGTCTCCATCTATGTCTACATCGTGTCACACATTCTAATCATTcataaaaaaagggagggggagaagataCCCAGCCAAAGCATCCCAAGCATGATTCCCTTCCAATAGTTGCCatggtgaccttgggaaagtagCCAACCCTGAGACAGTAACCATGGAAACAAGAGAAGCCCAAAAGCAAATGGCTCGGGGGTCATTGCTGTGCAAAGACGCTGGGAGGACAACAGAGTCAGCAAACTCATTCA contains:
- the mafk gene encoding transcription factor MafK isoform X2 — encoded protein: MTTNPKPNKALKVKEESGENAPVLSDDELVSMSVRELNQHLRGLTKEEVIRLKQRRRTLKNRGYAASCRIKRVTQKEELERQRVELQQEVEKLARENSSMKLELDALRSKYEALQTFARTVARGPITPTKVATTSVITIVKSAEISSSSVPFSAAS
- the mafk gene encoding transcription factor MafK isoform X1, with the protein product MRAGEKSLKGLSEGLLGRALQSQVAISEQFCPEDGAQVMTTNPKPNKALKVKEESGENAPVLSDDELVSMSVRELNQHLRGLTKEEVIRLKQRRRTLKNRGYAASCRIKRVTQKEELERQRVELQQEVEKLARENSSMKLELDALRSKYEALQTFARTVARGPITPTKVATTSVITIVKSAEISSSSVPFSAAS